ATAACAAACCATTGAAATGGTTATTATAAAAGGCATTGCTTGCTTTTCCCATGAATAACCCAGTGAAATTTAATCAATAGAATTCCTCGACGCTTGCGTCGGGGTTTTCCGAAATTTCTCCCCTGTTTGAGTGGAGATGCCGAAGGCAGAGGGGTAAATAATGAAAATTCGATTTTCAGCTTGCTGAAATAAATTTAGCGAAATACACCTTGGCTCTGCCACGGTGATAGTCAAATTTAAGAATTTTCTTTATTTGATTTCACAGGTTAAAAATTCAGGGGCTTGAAAAAAATAAAATTAGAGTTATTTTTTGTTGATTACTGAAAAAAAAATATTTTTCGGAGGATGCAAATGAAAAAGTTCTGCTTGACACAAAATGTAAATCAGAGAACTATCAGAACAGAATTAGATTATAGTTCGGGAGAGTATTATGAATATTTTCGTTGGAAATATGTTAAGAGACATGAAGAAAGAAGAACTCCAGCAATTATTTTCACAGTATGGTGAAGTAGACTCAGTTACAATTTTAATTGATAGAATTCGTGGAGAATGGAAGGCATTTGGATTTGTAGATATGCCTAATCTGGAAGATGCTAATAAGGCCATGAAAGCTTTAGATGGGAAAGATCTGCAGGGTAAAAATTTAATAGTTCACGAAGCTCGATATAGAACAAAGGACAGAAGAAACAACGGAAGAAGAGGTGGCAGAAGATTTACAGATGAAGCGGAAGAATAAAATCTGAAAAATTATTTAAATAACAGCCTCAATCTTGAGCTCAAAATTGTGGCTGTTGTTTTTTTTAAAGTAGGTTTAAATTTTTTTTCTTTGCGATCATCTTTTTTTTTGTACTAAACGATCTAAACGAATGGGAAATGTAGTTTCAGATCAGATTATCAGATCAGCTTTTTCAAATTTTTTCTAAAATTCTGCACATCATTTTCCACACTTTCCATAATTTCTTTCACTTTGTGAAACTCCAGAATGTTTACGTCTAGCAATTCCGGTTTGATGTAGATATCAGGTTCTTTGATCTTCATCTGATAGTGGATCACAGAGTTCTGTAAAGTATTGAAACTGACCATGATGCTGTCAAAAAAACTTGGGAGCTTTGGTTTCTGAGGTACTTTTATCGTTCCGGAAACGTCGATTGCAATTGTAAGATCACATTCATCCTGGATGAGGTCGTAAGGCAGATTGTTGGCAATTCCACCATCCACAAGTACTGTGTCGTCGATAACGACCGGTGCGAACACAGCGGGAATGGACATGCTGGCACGAATGGCGGGAACCAGCTCTCCAGAATCGAATACGACCTGCTGCTGCCTCCAATAATCTGTTGCCACGATTTTGAGAGGAATCTTTAGATCTTCAAACTTTTTGACCGGCAGATTATCTTCAAAAAATTTTGCTACCCCTTTGCCATCCAGAAAACTGGAGGTTTTAAACAGAGATATATCGATCAATTTGTGTACGCTATCGAATTTTCTGTAATATTCTTTCAGGTCGGCAAGCTTGGAATCCAGAAATTTTTCCAATTTGCCCTCTTCCTTTTTGTCTTCTTTCTCTTCAACTTCTTCATTTTTTTTCTTTGTCAAATCCAGGGAATCCAGAATCTCATGGATTTCATTGCCGGATAAACCGGCTGCGTAAAATGAGCCGATGATAGCACCGATACTCGTTCCCGAAATGATCTGCGGTTTGATATCCATCTCATCCAGAACTTTCAGGAATTCGATATGACACAATCCTCTGGCACCGCCGCCACCTAAACACAAACCGATTTTTTGCATAATCTACCTCTCATAGAATTTTCCTGTTGCTTCTCTGCAAAATAAAACTCACCTTTCATTAATCATTTATGAATTCATTTTGATTCTCTTTTCAGTTTAGTCAAATAAATATTTAAACCTGTCTTGACAACTTCAAGTTGCTAACAAATTTGGATACATGAAAAATGTAATTATGAAGGTAGAAGATTGAAAAAACAACCGATTGGTATTTTCGATTCCGGTGTGGGCGGATTGACTGTTTTTAAGGAAATTCGTTGTCAATTTCCCTGGGAAAATATTGTTTATTTTGGCGATACTGCCCGCGTTCCATATGGACCAAAATCACGTGGAACAGTAATCGAATATTCCATTCAAAATGCTCGTTTTTTAATTCAATGTGGTGCGAAACTTATCGTAGTTGCCTGCAATACTTCATCTTCCGTAGCATTGGAAACGCTGTCTCAAAATATTTCGGTTCCCGTTTTAGGTGTGATAAATCCTGGCGCAGAAACAGCTGTAAAAACTACCAGAAATGGAAAAATTGGGATTATCGGTACAGAAGGCACTATTCGCAGCAATGCTTACACCGATGCCATTTCCAAACTGGACAAAAATGTTCAGGTTTTCAGTACTGCCTGCCCATTATTTGTGTCGCTGGCAGAAGAAGGCTGGGAAGATCATCCTGTCACAAAACTGGTAATTGAAGAATATCTCACTCCGCTTCTGAAAAAAGAAATCGATACTTTAGTTTTGGGCTGTACGCATTATCCCATCCTGAAAAAAGCAATTCAAAATTTTGTGGGAAATGATATTAAATTGGTGGATAGTGCCCAGGCAGTAACAGAAGAATTGAAATCGATTTTGGATGAATCGGAGACAAGTCCAACTGGAAATGACGAATTTTATGTAAGTGATAACGAAGATAAATTCCATAAAATTGCTACTCGAATATTGGATAAAAATGTCGAATCACTTCTCAAGGTAAAATTAGGCGAAAGCTGGTATATCTAAATAGGAATTTTAATGAATAAATTAACCCCTTTGTTCTGTGAAAGATTATTTGAAAGAGAAACAGAACATTTCCCCTTTACAGGGGAAGAAATTGGAAAAGAAAGGTCGAATTTCTGCTTTCGCTTCCTTTGGAAGAGAGCTGTCCGACTGTGGAGGACTGAGGGTTTTAGATTGAGAATAAATATTTTCTCAGGATCAAATAAGAATCAATTTGTCTTAAGCAACCAACTTTTGTGGTTTTCTCGACAGGGCACAGCTTTAACGAAGACTGTTTTGGCTATAAGATAATTAGGATAATCAATGGAAGACATGATCGAAAAATACAGTGAACTTGCTTTTAACATCGTTAGTAATCTTTTGCATATTCAAAAAGATGATGTCGTGTCAATAGCGGGTGAAATCCATAATGTCAGAAGCAATGAAGCTGCACTTCTGGAGCTGCCGTTGATAGAGGAAATTGCAGTTGCGATCCGTAAAAGAAAAGCATTTCCTGTATTAGAACTTTCCACAGAAAACCTGAAAAAAAGATTCTTTGCCGAAATGCCGGAAGAGGTTTTTTCGGTTCCGCCAAATTATTACAAAAGCTGGATAAATTCCATCGATATTTTTATAGAAGTTGGCTGGGAAAGCTTTGCCAGCGATTTCAAAGAAACTTCCGATCAGCAGATAAAAAGTTTCAAAGACTCCACCAAATCCATCATGGAGCATCTCTTTGAACAGAAAAAGAAACTCGTTTTTTTGAACTTTCCCACTCACGAACTGGCAGGTTATATCGAAAAGGATTTCGAAGAACTGCAAAGCATCTATCTAAATGCCGTGAATTGTAATTATAATCTTCTGAAAATCTATGGTGGCGAATTGCACGATAAATTCTTTTCCTACAGCAATTATCGCATTATTTCCAAAAGTGAAGAACTGGCTGTAAAAATAATCAAAGATAAAATAAAAGTTTACGATGGTGATTCTACAAAACATGAAATTGTAGTAATTCCTACCGGTATTGTGGAAATGCCCATTGACAGAGAAAGCCTGGATGGCGTTTTCTTCGCCGATAAAATTTATTATAAAAACAAAACTTACGATAATGTTAAGATCAAATTCGAAAATGGCGTAGTGCGATATGTAGCCTTCACCAAGGATAAAAAGGGCAATTATCATATGCAGAGCGAATTTATCAACAGCCTGGAGGAATGCTATCTCACAGTTGGTTTCAACAAGAATATCTTCACTCACACAAACTATCATTCCTACGATCGCTGCATCGATAATAACGTTTCACTCAAGTTTTTTGACCGCAGTTTCAAACCAATCTTTATTTCCTGCCTGAATGCGGAAATTGAAAAAAGAATGTAAATATAAAGTATAAATAGGAGCAAATCTTGGCTAAACACATTTTTGTGATCGGGGGAGTGTTAAGTTCATTGGGAAAAGGCATCGCTTCTTCTTCCATTGGATTGTTGATGAAAAAAATGGGATACGACGTGGTGATGCAGAAATTCGATCCCTATTTGAATGTTGATCCGGGAACGATGAGTCCCTTCCAGCATGGTGAAGTTTTCGTTACTGATGATGGAGCGGAAACGGATCTTGATCTGGGACATTATGAAAGATTTATCGGCAAGCCACTTACGAAAAATTCCAATTCTACATCAGGTCAGATCTATGAATCTGTTCTCACCAAAGAACGCCGCGGAGATTATCTCGGCAAAACGGTTCAGGTGATTCCACACGTTACCAATGAGATCAAATCTCTGGTGCGAAAAATCGGTCAGGGTCATGATGTTGTGATCACAGAAGTTGGTGGAACAGTTGGAGATATCGAAAGTTTGCCATTCTTGGAAGCGATCCGTCAATTCCGCCTGGAAGTAGGTAGCGAAAATTCTATGTTCGTTTTCCTGACCTACGTTCCCTACATAAAAGCTGCGGGAGAACTGAAAACAAAACCAACTCAACATGCTACCACCAAATTACGTGAGATCGGTATTCAACCCGACTTGCTTCTGTGCCGCAGTGAAAAACCATTCAGCGATGAGATCAAAAGCAAGATTGCACTTTTTACGAACGTGCAGAAAAGCCGCGTGA
This genomic window from Candidatus Cloacimonadota bacterium contains:
- a CDS encoding RNA-binding protein produces the protein MNIFVGNMLRDMKKEELQQLFSQYGEVDSVTILIDRIRGEWKAFGFVDMPNLEDANKAMKALDGKDLQGKNLIVHEARYRTKDRRNNGRRGGRRFTDEAEE
- a CDS encoding patatin-like phospholipase family protein; the protein is MQKIGLCLGGGGARGLCHIEFLKVLDEMDIKPQIISGTSIGAIIGSFYAAGLSGNEIHEILDSLDLTKKKNEEVEEKEDKKEEGKLEKFLDSKLADLKEYYRKFDSVHKLIDISLFKTSSFLDGKGVAKFFEDNLPVKKFEDLKIPLKIVATDYWRQQQVVFDSGELVPAIRASMSIPAVFAPVVIDDTVLVDGGIANNLPYDLIQDECDLTIAIDVSGTIKVPQKPKLPSFFDSIMVSFNTLQNSVIHYQMKIKEPDIYIKPELLDVNILEFHKVKEIMESVENDVQNFRKNLKKLI
- the murI gene encoding glutamate racemase, whose product is MKKQPIGIFDSGVGGLTVFKEIRCQFPWENIVYFGDTARVPYGPKSRGTVIEYSIQNARFLIQCGAKLIVVACNTSSSVALETLSQNISVPVLGVINPGAETAVKTTRNGKIGIIGTEGTIRSNAYTDAISKLDKNVQVFSTACPLFVSLAEEGWEDHPVTKLVIEEYLTPLLKKEIDTLVLGCTHYPILKKAIQNFVGNDIKLVDSAQAVTEELKSILDESETSPTGNDEFYVSDNEDKFHKIATRILDKNVESLLKVKLGESWYI
- a CDS encoding aminopeptidase produces the protein MEDMIEKYSELAFNIVSNLLHIQKDDVVSIAGEIHNVRSNEAALLELPLIEEIAVAIRKRKAFPVLELSTENLKKRFFAEMPEEVFSVPPNYYKSWINSIDIFIEVGWESFASDFKETSDQQIKSFKDSTKSIMEHLFEQKKKLVFLNFPTHELAGYIEKDFEELQSIYLNAVNCNYNLLKIYGGELHDKFFSYSNYRIISKSEELAVKIIKDKIKVYDGDSTKHEIVVIPTGIVEMPIDRESLDGVFFADKIYYKNKTYDNVKIKFENGVVRYVAFTKDKKGNYHMQSEFINSLEECYLTVGFNKNIFTHTNYHSYDRCIDNNVSLKFFDRSFKPIFISCLNAEIEKRM